The genomic window ttttttctttcttcctaaatTCCCCTTATCTCAGCCCctgagtctttttttctttccagcatactttctactttcttctccccctctgcttctgaggagggggagtgagagagcagttgtggtggagtttagctgcccagcagggtataACCACTACAATGATCACCTCACAGAGACAGGACATACCCCTTTTCCCAGGACCATCCCCAAAACTGTCCTGCAGTTCCTCCTTTTTCTTAGGGAATTTCTGGCTTGTGTAGGctggagaaaaaagagaggaaagcaaGCAAATTGGTATTTGTCACTGAGCTCTAATGTTTGGTATCTATGGTACGCAGCAATTTCTGAAGCTCTTGCAAATAAGTTAGTGCAAATGTTGAGCTGAATCCCCTCTGTAGGCACCTTTACAGGCTGGGACAAAGGGACAAAGTCTTACTCTTCACAGGTTCAACAGAAATTTCCTGCTCATTGATAGTATTTCCTCATCTCACATAACATTTTACCTACAATCTGTGTTCCTGatgggtgggaggaggaggggtaTATCTGTTGTGTTGCATCCTCATGTCCATCCTTACGTTGCCAgagaagaattttcttttttggcaAATCCATGCCAACATAGAGAAGCTTGTAAGTAATTTTCCCTTTGGCAGTCGTGCCTGCCACTCTTAAAGACATCTCTGGGCAGATGCTTCATCTTTCAGTCCCAAACCCTGTCAGTGTGCAGCTGTCCCACAGAAGTAAGAAGGATCACTGCTCACCCTTGTAAGAAAGAGCCATGAGGCAAAGATGTCTATGGGATGAGGTACATAACACCTGCAGCATGCAAAGATCCTACTGCAATCAGAGCAGAGTTGTTGGAGGCTCTACTGCTAGCTCAGGGATTCTGAAGTGTATCTCTCTGTTTTAGCAGGGCCTTTGCCACATGGCCCAGTCTGGTCCTGGAGCTATTTCACTAGTAGGAGGATGTTAAAGAGCTGCTGAGAACAGCACCATGCTTGGGGAGGGAAGGGTACACAAATGCTTGGCACTACCTACAGGGAAATTAGCTCTTGCTCAGGAGCCAGAGAGGAAAGGAGGCAATACAGTAGAAACTGGGGGCTGTGAAAACAATCTAGCCTGATCTGTTTGGGTGGCTGCATCACTGAATACTGCACAAGTGTagtagaaaagaaaggagactGCTTCAAGGGACATTTATAGCCTGTGTGGCTTCACTTGTGCTTCTACTACTTGTGATGCCtaggaaacaaaaacatgacTGCTACTGTTCTCCACATTTGTGTGTGCTTCTGGGACTCAACCACAGATAAGTAGGACCTAGAAACATCATAGAAAAGTCACATCTTCTGGATATGACTGCATGTGTGAACGACTGAACCTAACAAGACTGATTAAACAGATTTTGCCTTGCTGCTTTGGAGCCAACAGTACCTCAGTTGTGTACCTTTTCCCCTCAGGAAGTGGTTAATGTGCTTTTCAAAACAAGGGGGAACTTTTCTTGCAAAGTGTGATTTAGTCATTCGTTTTAACCACAGGATCCTGCTTCAAGCAGGCAGCAGTTTGAAGCTTATGAGACAAAAGTTAACTGGGACATGTAtgtgcagtgtttgtttttttttgttgttgttgttgtttgtttgtgtgtgtgtgtgttttgactgCTAACCAAACTTCTAGGTTATCTGTCAAACCAGCCCACAGTATTTCCTGTTGGCCCCTTCCCAGTACTGGTAAGTGGGAAGTCGGTATCCTGTTTTCTCACcttctgagatctgtaccttcaTTCCTTATTCTcatatttactatttttctttttgttacaaTCAAAAATTTTGAGCCTGACTAATTTAAAAGGACatgaataattaaaattcatttaaaagcaaagccaaatttcttagccttgctgaagtctttTAAATGTGTCAGGCAGTCTTTCTCTTACCCTGTGGAAAACCcaggaaaaacagttttaatctAAGGGAAATACATCGTGTGGTAGGTGATTTCCTACTTCTCAGTGGTTACTGGATATGACAGTTGAATTTTATCAATTTTTACTGAATTATCATAAGTAAGGACACTGTGCAAATCTTACGATACTTCAgcataataaaattttattttgatcttcattaagaaacctgaaatgTTGGCTCCATATACctgacaaagagaaaaaagtttctagaggaacaaaggaaaatccTACTATATATCTGTCTAACATGAATTCCTTCAGGTCTGGTGGAACTATGTTCACCTACACTAGAAAATTAGCACTAATAAAAGCatctaaaaattaaaaccatACAATGCTTCCTCTCTGCCTGGGATCCCTAAGCAGTATGGCATTACTTTTGTAGACAGTAATGTAATACAAATagagatgttatttttaaagcatagtAAGTATGAAGCTCAGTTTTAAGCTCTGAAAACTATCTAAGCAACTTGGTACTTCAACGCAGTGGATAGAGGAGTAGGACATCTAAGTATTCCTGCTTAGCAGTAGGTTGAAGACAATTTCTAATATGAATCAAACATAACAAAAAATTGTTGTAACAATTAATGAAATTTAGCAAGACAAGAGTTCAACAATATTAACTGCTTAAGAAAGCTTTCAGATGGTGTTAACTGAAGAGCACCTTGATGAAGTGATGGGACTCAAAGTTCTACAGGAACTGGGAAGGGATATTGCTTCTTTGGTTCCTTAGATGTTTATTGGCAGCAAAGTTGAGCCACAGTGTTTAAATTACACTGTTACATTTTCTCCCACTCTTCTTCAGCCCATTGCTGGCTCACTTAGTACctgaaagaaatgtttgtttaatgaaGTTGTGCCTAGTTTCTGTGAAATCAGAATAAACTGGATAATCATTTTGGTCATTTTGTGTACTTGATCTTCAGAATTCTCCCACCtacattttccttctcctttttcaaATTTGTTGTATTTGGGGATTCTCCCTTTGTAGTCCTCACATGTCTGGACTTCTCTCCAGACTTTCTCCACTCGAAGCTGCCAGCAGAAGATTTTTGATATAACCTGAGGTGCTCTGGTCTAGCCTGGAGCAAAAACAAATTGCGGATGAGCAACCAATGAGTTAGTCACTGGAAACATTGACTCATTCTGTGGAAACCAGAAGAGCTGAGATGGTGTCACTCCTTGTGGGGTTACAGGAGGTTATAAACCCAAATTGTCTGCACTCCCTACACTTCCCTCCTATGTTCCCAGGgactgaattatttatttcctaCCTCAAAGATGAATAGCTTGATAGTCATGAGTGTACCGAAGGCAATACTTTTCGCCAGCAAAACTCTCAAACACAAAACCACCATGAAAACcatattcattttttccattttgacatctgttttcaaaagaagaaaaagatggaagAGATTTTGGCCTTGatactatcaaaaaaaaaaaaaaaaaaaaaaaaaaggaaaatccacACATCATGGATGAGGGAAGGAGGAACAGAGGGGAAGAGGGCAGAGAAATTCATCAAGTTCAGGGACGAGAGAAAGAAATGCCTGCCCAGTGAGAATTTACTTCCCATTGCTGGTTTATCCCAGGGAAAATTCTCAGCTATTTAACCTGTTAACCCAAAATAGCAGCTTATTCCTCAATAAATATTTCCAATTCTGACATTTTTACACTAGAGAAAGTAATTTGTCATGTCTTTATACAGAATCCACAATCAGTGAAGCCTATTGTTTAGTAAGTATCTACAATTCAGACATTTCTGTACCAAAGATAAtacattttcatgtatttttactGATTCACCAATAAAGTACATAAACTGTACTAATGCTTTAAACAACTAACCTTTTGTAGAGGCATCTATAATGTTGCAAACTTTCACTGTCACCagttcttcagctttctcttctgttgaaTGATTGAGACACATTATAAACTGTATCTAAACTACATAAAATGAGAATTAAAGAAAGAACACCTATGCCCCTTTCCCCAGCAGTAGATAAGCATTATTGGAATGTCAGATGGCAGGCAGACATTAATTCTGGTATTAATTTGAAGAGAAAGAATATCTTTCTACATGTGATTGCAGAAAAGTCCACCAAGATTGTTgaggatttttcctttttttttatcctttttgaaATGCACtttaccataaaaaaaaaaaaaaaaaagataataaaaatcaaaaaataaccAGAAGTTTTGGGTAAAAAAcgtattttccatttctttttgttttcataagttATTTCAAGCTTTCTGCTATCAGACTTGTATACTCACGTGCCTTGAACGATTTTGCATCAGATAAAGTAAGACTCAGAAACATAAAgagttttggtttgttgttgttgtttggttgtccatgtccccctccatctccccttcccccccccttttttttaaagaagaaaattccaGTGCTTAAATGGTTGAATTAAGATCATCTACACCATGTACTTTTGAATATCTCACTTCCACATGTCTACGCACCTAAATATCTTTCTGACTGTACTTGTTCCTGTTAGATGCTCAAAGACTAAGAAAGTATCTCGGAAGAGGCATCTCCCAGAATCAGTCTGTGCTTGTACCACAAACATTGTACCTGGCAGAATTGTGCTGGCTGCAGTCTCATTTCTCTTGTGCACAGCCTTGCAGGTCCCCTTTGCATCTGGTTTTACTCCAATTACCTTCCATGTACTGTACATCCCCTCCGATGTGATAAGAGGTGCCTTCAGATCATATACAATGTGACCCTCAGGCCCATCAAGACTGATGTTCTTAGGGTAGAATGTCCTTGCCAAACAAGCTATATTCAATTTGCTGCCATATTGTTTGGGTTCCTTTGATTTAAGTGCAATGACTTCTGGTGTAGAATATTCTTGTCTGCCTGAAAAAGAAGCATAACTTTAGAATAACTTTATTTCTGCATACTTTCTTGACAGCTAAATCACCTGCAATTCAAACATAGTCCACTCATGTTTGTCCCCTGACACCTAAGtgtcttcttccttctctttcccaaaTAGcagataaaatacagaaaggGAGCATAGTGGGATTTTAATGGAAGGTTTTAATCCCTTGGGGTCTTAAACTTGTTTTTACTAAAACTCATATCTATATgtgaattaatttaaattaggCACTTTGAAAAGAGGGAGTTCTTAAGAATACAACACAAATGATCATATTCATTAATAATTCATAATAATGTACATCctaaaaagaacatttatttcaagGGCAGTCATATATGTTTCTAACATGATACATGATAAAAGATCCTTTTTTAATTGTGCAAAAATCCTTTACTTGATGATGTTAAAAAGCTTAACcataaaatatacatgtaagtGAGAGGACTCTGATACTCCACTCTACAGTACTGTTCCAATAAGTGGCATTGGGTGGGATTACCTGCAGATACAAAATAATGttgttaaaacagaaaatgatgttaaattttcatttacaaatgTTCAGGTCCAACAAGATTTTCTTTCCAGATTCTGTTATTTCAACATTTCCATAATATTTCTTTGAAGAACCTGACCCAGGCATAGAAATGTCTCTAAAATTAACAAGTGAATAGTGTTACATGAGCTCTGGAGTGATTTCCAAGTTATGAGACCGTTTCACTACATAATGCTGAGCCATCCTAAGGAATAAAACTAGGGCAACTAACAGAGGCTTTCAGTGCCATTCTGCATATCCCATTTACTCTGTCTTCTCTCTGCTTATTCCTTCTGAAAGAAACAAGTCTCCTGTAGATCCTTAAGGCATCTTTGTACTAAGCATTTATGCTTTCACTGAAACCTACCCCTGTCATTACTGTGAAAAactaggagaaaaagaagagatcTCTGGAATGCTCATCCCCAGTTAAACGGTTATCCAGGATTTCCTGGTACGTTTGTGTGCATTGCCTGTCCTGGAAGTTCAGCTGCTGGGACTTGGAGCTGACTCTCTCTCATCTCCTCGCATGGGAGCTGTTTTAAGATGAGGTTATAAGCATTTTGTCTGCACCTATGTTATAGCTCCTTCAGCATCACAGTCTGTGCCTGGCCGTGGCAATCTCTCATGAGAACTCCCCgagagtactgtgttcagctctgggatCCCCAACATAATAATGACATTAACCTGTTGGAGCGAATCCAGAGGTGGCTGCAAGggtgatcagagggctggaacacctctcctatgaagacaggctgagagagtttgAGTTGAGGCTCGGGGGAGACTTTATTGCTTCACATTCCCACACAAAAGCTGGGGAAGGTAGACCATCCTTATAAAGATCACCTTTATGAGTGACATTTCTGAATATGAAGTGCTTTTTTCAAACAGCTGTTTGCTAAATCCTATACGCCATGATTTTCCAcaggatttttcttctgaaacccTTTAtgtctccattttcctttccatgCGTCTTAGTGTTACACAAACGAAAGAAAAGAACTAACTTTACCTCATACTAAAGCTGGGACAAAATACCACCTCCTGTAGGTATAATCAATACAGTGTTAAATTTAGTAGTGCAGCTACTGGGGGGAAAAGGGTCGGGGAGAGGTGGTATTGAGGATATGTGGAGTAATGCTGATGCACACAGctaggaaaataacttttttggTCCAGAAAAGTTTTGTTAACTAAATTGAGGACTTGAGCACCTGGTTGGTGTATACATGTTCAAGAGATCCCTAGCAACAGAAAATTCTCATTCAACTGCAACATCATAAAACCCACCCCAACTCAGATTTACTCCACTTTGTCCACCCCACCTCAAACTTACATGTACAAAATATATTAGTAGTAATACAAATGGAACTTACTTGGTTCAACTGAGAAAGCAATCCCACTTCCAAATACAAGCTTGTCTGTTTCCACAGTGTTTCTGCAtagtcagaaaacagaaatgatttCCTCACTACATATTAAAGGTGTATAAACTCAAAGAACAAAATGACAGTGGTTAGTCCAAAGGATCTGTGAATGAAATGCTATGAAAGCTCTCCAGAGaaact from Anas platyrhynchos isolate ZD024472 breed Pekin duck chromosome 11, IASCAAS_PekinDuck_T2T, whole genome shotgun sequence includes these protein-coding regions:
- the LOC101791674 gene encoding uncharacterized isoform X1, with translation MFLWLLVITFAAAPEGTLSNIKMVASGPKEGKILGSLPLTCTVIGAPLDSPRYDWNYVRLAPTGELQFLAWVYPFGNNTGYAPPFQSRATISADKAKKKVSLQLHALTAVDTATYFCARQHTIKSMAVETDKLVFGSGIAFSVEPSRQEYSTPEVIALKSKEPKQYGSKLNIACLARTFYPKNISLDGPEGHIVYDLKAPLITSEGMYSTWKVIGVKPDAKGTCKAVHKRNETAASTILPEEKAEELVTVKVCNIIDASTKDVKMEKMNMVFMVVLCLRVLLAKSIAFGTLMTIKLFIFEARPEHLRLYQKSSAGSFEWRKSGEKSRHVRTTKGESPNTTNLKKEKENVLSEPAMG
- the LOC101791674 gene encoding uncharacterized LOC101791674 precursor (The RefSeq protein has 7 substitutions compared to this genomic sequence) → MFFWLLVITFAAAPEGTLSNIKMVASGPKEGKVFGSLPLTCTIIGAPLDSPRYDWNYVRLAPTGELQFLAWVYPFGNNTGYAPPFQSRATISADKAKKKVSLQLHVLTAVDTATYFCARQHGLGELGVATDKLVFGSGIAFSVEPSRQEYSTPEVIALKSKEPKQYGSKLNIACLARTFYPKNISLDGPEGHIVYDLKAPLITSEGMYSTWKVIGVKPDAKGTCKAVHKRNETAASTILPEEKAEELVTVKVCNIIDASTKDVKMEKMNMVFMVVLCLRVLLAKSIAFSTLMTIKLFIFEARPEHLRLYQKSSAGGFEWRKSGEKSRHVRTTKGESPNTTNLKKEKENVLSEPAMG